AAAGCAAAATGGTGAAGAACAGAGGGAGAGAGAAGAACCAGTAAAATACTTAATCAAGTAAAGCAAGTTTTACCTATGTTGCATTTTACCTCTTTCTTTTTTTTTTTTTTTTGCGATTATGGACTGTTTTTAACTTTTTATAGACTGAGCCCAGTGACATTTTATTTCTTTTTTCAATTTCATAATTTATTAAGAACACAAAATTTTCCATTACTAGTTTACCAGAGTGAAAACCCATAATTGAACTTGAGTGTGGTAAAACTGATAGTCATTTTCTTCTTCCATCTTCATCCCTATCGAGTCATAGAGAAGTAGAGAACAATGGAAGGAATTTGATTTTCTGTTCGATAAAGAAGCGTGCTTGAATCACTGTTATAAATTTATAATAAATATTCGAATTGAGTACAACTGAGTGATTTTTGAACTGAAAGTTTTCAACCAAATAGAAACATGAAACAAGTATGCTGGCAGTAGTGAAAATTAAAATGCTATAAACTATGAAACTCGTGACAAAATCTTCGGACATCAGAAGGTGATCTTCCATATGGACTCTAATGAATCTGACTTTATCTCCACCTTTCATTCCTTCGTGAAATCAAATTAAGAAAACTCTATCTCCTGCACAAGCACATCAAACAAGTAGACAAATTATTCAATGTGTATGAAGAATAGTTATGATTACGCTTCCAGCAAACACCCAGTGAACTCAGGGAAAACAAACCTTTTGTTGGCCTTTACTGGGATTAATCCTCTTTTTTCAAAACTCTTGTAACGATCCTTGACAAGGGTGCAGCAACCCTTTTCACAAAGGAAAAGAAAAACAAACAATCAGACTTCCCTCTAGTTTTATAAATCTCAATCATACTCAAAAATGAAAACTTTTATCAAGGAGTAATAGGGCAAGTAATACACAGAAGTCCACTGTACCTTCAGTTTGCGGATGGATCCGGTTCTTTCTTCAGTCAAAAGTACTTGAACAGGGGCAGGTTCAAATCTGTAACAGAAGAAAACAAAAATTCACATTATATAAAATGTGCATATATATATATATATAGAGAGAGAGAGAGAGAGACTATGTAAACATACTTGTGCCTCCCCAAGCGGCGGGGGACATGACTTGGTATTTTTCATTTGTAGCTACAACATGTCGAAGATGTTCTTTTTTGCTTCTCCTCATCCTCTTTAGCTATTTCCTGAATGATATCTGGTAAGCTGTGACCAAAAGGACCAAGCAATTTATTAGAATGTTATCTTCACCATACTATTATAGAAGCAATCAGGTTATAGAAATACATTACCTATCAATTTCTTTGGAAAGTTTCTGCACCTTTTTCACTTCTGCTTCCCTTTTCAGCTGTTCCTTACGCCTAGCTCTCTTATTTAATTCGACTGTTGTCACCCTCTTTGTTCTAAAGGGCCTGTACCATTTTCATTCAAACTTGAGCTCATGTAATAGCTACATGACAGGAAGAAATATTGCAAAGTAACAGGAAGGTGAAAATGAACCAAACAAGTACATATTTAAGAAAGAGACATTTTCATATTGGGCTACTGAAGTATTGACAGAGAAAGAGAATGAATTAGGGTACTTAAATTTGTTCTGTTTAAATAAGTGGGTCATCTTCTCAGAAGCAAACAAACAAATAACATGGAATGGGATAACAGCAATGTCGAACGAAATAGGGCTCACCTTTTCTCAGATGCACCACCCTCATTATCATCCAAATTTTCTGGATTCATGTCATCATCACTGCCTTCATCTGCTTCAATAAAATACATCTGACAAAGCAGATAGGTAGTTAGGTACTATAATGCTCTCATATATGTATTGAAAATTTCAAGTAATATGAGAAGCGCAACACTTTTTCTGTGATTAATTTTACAACTCAGTTGAACTAGTAATAGTTCAATCAATCTCATTATCCATGTTTAAGTATATTGTCACATGTGAAGCCCTAGAATTCAGGCGTATAGCATCTCTAATGAACAATGTGTGGAAGCACAAAAGACACTCACTTCTTCTTCATCAATAGCCTCCCCTGGAACAGTTAGAGGCACTGGTTCAGGCCCCAACTCATTTCTATAGACTTTTTGCATTTCATCTGCAACAGCATGAGCCAATGCTTCCTGTATTGGCACAAGAGTAAAAATGGTAAACATGTATGACATGTAAGCCAAAAGTATCAACCACATAGAGAGGTGGTACCAAGTGTAAGAGATCGAGAAAATACCTGATGACTTTCATCTGTAGGATTATATGAGCAACCTGGAGGCTCAACTTCTACAGCAGGAATAGGTGAAGGCTTCATTTTCTTCAAGAAGAAAAAAAGAATCAATGAACATACATCAACTGAGAGCTATAAAATGTTAACTAAGAATGCGCACCGTATTAAGATTAAAAAAATCATTAGAGTACTGCTCCGGTGTTTTCTATTTTATTTTTCAAAACTGGGACCTCCTGTCACACCATGCAATCTTTATGAGAGAGGAAGCTATTGCAAATAGCTAAGTACGTACGGTGAGGGAATTCAAACCCAGACCACATGAGATAAAACCACGAGCCTGACTAACCCCATGTTATTGGTCAAGTGCACCCTACCAGTAATGAATTGTAGGTCAACACTGGCATATAGCATGCCAGTTCATGATGCTGCAATACCAATAACAAAAAAAGCCAAAAACCAAACAAACAAGAATATGATCATATCCTTGAGCTTGAAAGATGAGCCTTACCTTCTTGACCACATGGTTGGCACCACCTTTATCACTCCATAGATCAGACATGCCAGAAGTTGAGACAGAACCCTGAAGGATGCGAGATAACATTGATTAGAATGGCCATAAATTCGATGGGGCCTCTGTAAACACACATTTTACAATATAACTATCTCACCTCAGGGCCGCATTCAGTGGCATCTTTGGCATTTGTGATCTGTTTGCGTTTTTTCTTGGACTTCTTTAGCGTCGAAGAATGCACTGCTTTTACAAATGGATTTTTCTGTAGCACGCTGTCCATGTGAAGTACTTTCTCTCTGTGCTTTTCAATCTTCCTCTTCACCGAAATATCTGATCAAACAAAAGCAAATAAGTTTCATTCCACATTCACCCTTTGGTACAACTTTATGTATACTAGTCACTGACTACTGGTCGGCTCCAGATTATAGTAACTTCAAAACATAGATTTACTATTTGGCTGACTAGATTTCTATGGAGTGACTAAGCCAGAATGTCAAAGTCGAGCTCACTTCTACTCAAATTACCTACCTTCTAGATTCACTACCTCCAATAGTTGAGCTCGATACTTTTCACTACGAAAAGAAGGTCTTTTGTTCTAAATTAATTAGTCCTTTGTAACGAATCACGCTTGTTTTGGCAGTCATATAAACTAAAGTCACAGATTGACTACGACTAGTTTTCTATAGGGTGACTAAGCCTGAATGTCCAAATTGAGCTCATTTCAACTCAAATCACCTACATTCTAAATTGAATACCTCCAATAGTTGAGCTCAATACTCTTCACTACGAAAAAGGGTCTAGTCTTCAAAAGTAACTAGTCCTTCGTAACAAATCAGCAGTCATGAAATTTGTAATTTCACAACTTCAAGTAATGGTTATGAAATTCCACAACTTCAAGTAATGGTTATGAAATTCGATCAACCATGACAGAAAGAAACAAAATATGAAACGATTTCAACCTAAGGCGTGATGAAGGTTACAGAGGGAAATAGAAGAATAGAACAAGGGCATAAATGGAACAGTTATATACCTTTGGAGTTGTCGACGAAGAAGAGAGCTTCATCGGGAGCCTGGGAGAGATTGCCGCCGGAAAGAGCGTCTTTGGTTGATTTCTCGAAGAAGTCGTGGATGTCTTCCGTGCTTATGTTGGCTCTCCACGCCTTCTTTCCCTTCCGAGACGTCTTCGCTTTCTTCCCCATCGTCTTCTTCTTCTTCTGGGTTTCTGTTACTGCGCAGCTGCTTTTCTGTACTGGGTTGTAGAATCAAGGACTTGGGGGATGGCGGGTATATAACCCTAACTCAGAATGGCCACCAAAACGGTGCCGTTTCGCCCTTTTTTTTCTTTTCTTTTTTTTCTTTTTTGTTCTTGTTCTGACATTTAGACATTTAGAAATTGTAAATAAAATTGAGTAAAAAAATAAATAAATAAATATAGATATATATATATATGTTAGAAAGAAAGTCAAAAAAAACCGCAATAGGTGGTCAAGATGGTAGGGGTCTGGCCATCTGGGTGTGGGACCTCGTACTCGAGTTCGAACCGATATTGCTTGAAGTTTATTTCAATCTATCTTTGATAGTCAGGGGGAGGAAACATTTAAGGATGTCGTGTTCATCCTTTAAAAAAAATTTAAAAAAAGTCAAAATCCTAAAAATGCGCCTCACACGCGAGTGTAAACAAAGAAGCTTTGGTATGGTGTGTGCCCTCTACAGGCTGAGCGTCACCAACAATCTTGTCACTGTGTTCCGGTCCATAGGGAGAATGAAGATTGGGTTAGCAACATGTGTTCATGGCAAAGTTGGTGGTCCAGGGAAACAAGATGCATGATTGCTTGAACTCGAATTGCACAAATCGTTCACGACCTACTCCTCTTCTTTCAGAGTCGTGCATAGGTAGTAGAAGCGGTCATGGATGCTTTGCTGGCGCCAGCGAGAAGCAGCACCATACAGTCGCGCTTTGGATATGGGATTAAGCTGGGGGTTTCGATATCTTAGCATAGACAAGGCATGAGTGTTTCTTTTTCAGCAACAATGTTCTTCTAGTCAGTTAGTGATAAGAAATTCATGATCAATCCAATATTAGATTTACATCATTTGAAAACAAAACAACTTTACTTAAAAACAATTCACCCTATCATTGCATTTACATCTAAAGGTGATTGACCGTGAATATCTAGGTCACTAACTAACCAGGTGAACATGGCTGTCTTTTTCGATATGGGTTCGGAAATCAGATTTCAACCGTAAGGGGAAACGGATTGTTGGGCCGAGTATCTACTCGGGCCATGTTGATGGACTCTTGGGCCTAGTTTATAAAGTGGTCTTTTTCGTCTGTTGTTGGATGGTAACTAAACATTGTTTGGTTGTTGGATACGGTGAATATGGAGTTTTTTATTTTTTGAGAACGAATATGGAGCTTTTTTTAACAGCAGAGAAATTATGGGCAGTGGATGTCAAACTACCGGGCTCCGCATAGGGGTAGAGTACGGCAGAACTGGATTCATGTTAAAGAACCCGGCCTTGAGTTCAATTACTGAGGAAGATCCACCAAGATCGACAAACTAAGCAGTGGGACAAGAATGCAGGATCCTGAATGTTGTAGAAGACTTCAGGTAGATGCAGCCCAACTTTGCAGCAATCAACAACTCAACATATATAGTGCTCTGAAAAGCCAGCCTAGCTCAAGTCCTCAATAATGACATGCATTATTGATATAGAGGTTAGGGATCATATCAACTTGTTTTTAGGTCATGGTTTAGTGATAATTAATAAGTTTCTTTCTGTTATATATTGGTTCCTCGATTTCTAAGTCGTATAAGCATTAAGCAATGCTATATGCTAAAATGCAAGAATGTAGCTTCATTTCTTCCACAGCTATGTGCAATTGTAGACTTAACGCGTACATGGCTAATACAACCGCAGGGAACTCATTGCTTACATGAACAGAACTTACAGAACTATGATATATGTAACACTTTCTATTATGCTATGCAGTAAAATCTCTTTGGAGCTCGACTGGGGTTTTTACTTTCTGCTCTTTTAATCTCATACTATATATGATCTCAAATCTGAAACGCAGGACATCGGTTGAAAGTTGAATGTGTGCCTTTGATTCAGCATCTCCAAGATTCAACAAGAAGACAGCAACAGTTGAAAAAACCAATCCTGAAATGTCGTTCTGAAATATACATATGTGAACCTCCTCTGTCATCGCTGTAGCCTGTAGGATCTTGCCCTAACATGTGATGAAGAAGACACAACTACTCGATCTCTATCTCATTCACAAGGGACGTCTAACTTGCATGATCATGATCATCATCCAGGTTCTCTTTGCTAATGCTGTGCTATGCTCCATTAACAACTTTTACCGAATTCATTTATGGATCATTGCAAATCCAACCATGTCATGTTCGATGGTTACAAGTTTACAACCAACCCCGTGACCTAAATTTTGCGATGTTTTGTCACCAAGAGAAGTGGGGTTACAAGATTGCTCAACTCGATGGAAGTAGAACAATTAGCTGCATTCCTCTCTGTGACTTACGCCATGCATGATGGCTATATATAGAATGTTTTGTCTTGTACATGGGTCACCTCGCTCCAAGATGATGGGTACAGAGTTCACGTCCTTGAACATCACGCACAAGCCACCACAGCCAAGTATTGTGTCATTATGGCTCGAACTTACGAATACCGGTACCTTAACCTTTATCAACTCTAGTTAAGTTTGATTTAGAAGTTTTTCTGAGAGGTTTAACAAATATCGATCTTGTCGATCTGCACATATCAGAAGAAAAGAGAACATGATCGAAGCTAATTAGGCTACTATAGTCTACAAGTCTAATGGAATTAGTGGCGGATCCAGGATTTAAACATGGGGTGGGCTTCAAATTTGGCCGAAGGCAAAAAAATTTTTGTTGTATACCCATGCAAAGTGTAGGAGCTCAAGCATACGTCAATTACAAGTCTTTGGAAAAAATGAAAATAGGCGTCAATGAAAGTAGAAGAAAATTTAAAAAATAAGAGACAAATTAGAAAACCCAATAAGAATATATTGAAATCCAATATTTCATCGGATTCTATATAGGAAAAAGAAGATTAGAAAATTTATATTCAACAAATTTTAGAGATTTAAGCAGGATAAGATTAGAAAACTAGAAGGATAAGAAGAAGAATGGAAGAGTAGAGATGTAGTCGCATACATAGGAAGATGAGATGCGTAAAAGTATGAAAGTTAGGTGGGCTTGAATGCAAAAAAGAAATATATATCCAATAAAAAAATATAATACACTTTGTTTTTTTTCAATCTCAAAAACCTTGGTTGGGCTTGAGCCCTGCCTCCGCCCCTGAATGGAATCACAATCACTTTTGAGTACTTGCAGACCTATGATTCCTTACACTAGCTATAATCGATCAGACTTGTGATGAATGGATTGGGTTTCGATTTGGATCCAACATAAACGTTTGTAGAAAAGATGAACAAGGTTTTTCAATCTGGGATAGTATTGGAGAATGCATGGTCAACATTTCTAGCTCCGATATATATACATACAATTCATCTATGTACGTAGTTGCTGCTTGCCTGCTTCAGTCCAGCCACACATAAGGGGTACCTTGAAGCCAAAGAGAATAGGGTCATGGACTGAGTGACCACTCATGACCATGAGTCTATGCCATGACCAACCAACGCACCCTTTATTCATTTATGTGAAGTAATAACAAGAATAACTTACATACGTAATAATCTGGTATTATTCATTGAAGATAATCAGGTGCTGGTCTGAATATAATAGTATACGCAAGAACATGCATTACAGAATCAATGGAAAATATATATTAGAAGCTAGAAAACAATACATGCCGATATCGATCGCTTTCAATACAATATACCACAGAAGAATTGTTTTGGCTGGAATGAAAGAGGACAAAGCGATATAGCTGTCTGAAGTCTAAAGCTTTCTTTGTAATTGCATGGCTGCTCTGCTGCTCTCTCTCCGCACACAACAAGCAGCTCTTATATTACAGCAAAGCAATTCGAAAGGGGCATTTGATCATGTAAGCTCCAATTCTGGAATGACGACGTTTCGACAGTGACCCTTTTTATTCTTCAGGGAAGAAGAAGAAGATATATATATACATGCATAATGAAAATGACCTAGCTGGCTCGATCTTCTTCATCGCATTACCAATTCAAATTATGAATTTACATACAAGTATATATATCCAAACAAACATTTGGCTAATGTTCATTGTTATTATCCTTGAGTGTAGATATAGATTCTTCGTGAATTGCCAACAAGAAACTCTGTGTATATATGAACAACAGAGGCACTTATCACTCAACTTTATACTTCGATTGAGTTTTGTTTTCATTGTCACATTTGCATGTGAATGTACTTTCCCGAAGTGCAGCTAGCTCACGTGAGGATTTGCTATCAAGTCACAAGAATTCCATAATACTACTATACTATACTACAGGATAATTTATCTTAAAACAAGTAAAGAAAAATAATATATTGCTAGATAGATTGGAAGAGTTACATATTGTGTATATATATATATATATATATATATATATATATACGGTACAATACATTAACAAGTATATTTGTTGCATCCGGATATTGTGATTCTGTATGACAATACAAAAGTATATTAATCAGAAACAAAATACGCGCATCGCGATAATATTGGTTGAGGATTGCTAAACTATACATGTAATAATATACGAATAAAGTCATATATAAATATCATACTATATAATACATGTAATGGAATTATTTGAGTAGTGAAGTACCAAATTTTGGAACCCTAATGATCATAGAATCACATATATATGTTTCGTGAAGCAGTACTCTAAGAAAGATGGCTCTAAGTGGAGATTGGTGGTGGCATTGCTTGTCATTTTGTGAGATTCATATTCCATTTTCAAATAATAAGGAATGTCACGAGAAACAATTCTGAATAAAGAAATACTTTGGTTGCATGATTGTGCCCTAATCAAATGGGGTTCCCTCTTTGTTGTTATATATTTTGTTTTTCATTTTGATTTGTTTAGTCACATGATTGGATTATATACAGTACGACATTACGTACGTAGATAGACACCAAAACGTGTACAGGTTATGGGTGTGCACCATAATCACATGCTAATGCATGAGATTAGTATAATGAATCTTCTGTTTAGAATAAGGTTTAGCACATATGTAAAGGAATGTATTGTGTATATAATTACATATATTTTTGGCTTAGCTAGCTAGGGTTTTATAATTACTCCAAACGCTTTCTTGTCATTATAAAACATGTGAAGGAGAACAATCAAATCCTAAAAGAATCTTCTCCAAATTAATATCAACCTCCAACTTTTTGGCAACTGAACGACAAAGACCTCAAGAAGACCATATGTTATTTATCAGCACAAAAATTAAAATTATATGGTAACCTTTCATTTCATCTGTAATTAGTCTTCAAAATAAAAAGAGCCAAAGCAAAAAACAAAGATCGAAAAGTACGGGGCGTGAACTATTGGTTATTGAAGCAAATCATGCAAGTACCTGAGAATAATGTGGCCTGCAATAATATTAGTGAACCAGAAAGAAATAACCTATCAGTTCAGCAATATATGATGAAGCAATGTATTACTAGCTAATAGGATTCAAATGTATTATGTATGAAGACAAATTGCTTATCTGTTTGATTTGGTTCCATGCTGCTTTTCCTCAGAAAATTATGATTTCGATAAGCATCAAGTCACGCTCATTCGACAAAATGTTGAAGGTGGGCATTTTGTTGATTCATGCATGCCCTTAGAGCATATTTACAAGTGGAGGATATTTCATGGAGATAAAACAGACTAATCATGTACTGCCTGATTAATCAGTGACGACTGAGCATGAAATATATATCACATCAATATATATTACGTATAAAATGAAAGAGTATAAATGAAGCTAGCAAATATAAAGGTGTGAAAACTCGTTAGACGTTACTCGGACGAATGGTTGGCTGACACCTAGGCCGGCCAGCGGCCTAATTTTTTAAAACATTGGTAAATATATATAGATGAATTACTACTACATGTATATATAGTTCTATGGAGCTAGGGCAAGAGACAAAGGTTGGAGCAGGGTATGTGTATGGAGAGTATTGTTTGGTTGTAATGATTAAGGGGCACACATGTGAATAGGGTTTGGTACGTGATTTGTCCATGTCGAATGGTGACAATGTTGGGAGCAACAAAGGACTGGCTAGCTAGTGCAAAATTTGCTTATAATATGCATATGTATATCAACTTTGTGATATAATCTTGCTAGTAACCAAAAGAGTTTGATACATATTCTATAGTCTCGTGATATACACGGTACTTTCTCCCCATCTACCTGTCCATGGAAGTAGTAATAGTTTTGGGAAAATAATGTTTAACTAAAATTCAAAAGATTCATATATGCACCGGAGTTGAAACACTGAAAACGATTGTACGTTCTACGTAGTACGTACATATCGCAATACTGTAGTGTATTTGATGAATAACTGTAGTGACATTTTCCGTATCTATCTCACTCATTGCCTAGGTTTACTATTTCTGATATTGTTTTGAAGAATAGCAGCTACTGTCATGCTCATGTTCTAGTGTAATTCTAACTTAATCGACTCTAAGTTTATATTCTTTCAAATAATAATTTGAATCGTTACATACATTATTTGATGACATACAAAAAGGGTAGGAGTATAATTGTGTACAAAATTAATCAAAGGTTGCCTCAAAACTAATCA
Above is a window of Fragaria vesca subsp. vesca linkage group LG7, FraVesHawaii_1.0, whole genome shotgun sequence DNA encoding:
- the LOC101296520 gene encoding LOW QUALITY PROTEIN: uncharacterized protein At2g40430-like (The sequence of the model RefSeq protein was modified relative to this genomic sequence to represent the inferred complete CDS: substituted 1 base at 1 genomic stop codon) — translated: MGKKAKTSRKGKKAWRANISTEDIHDFFEKSTKDALSGGNLSQAPDEALFFVDNSKDISVKRKIEKHREKVLHMDSVLQKNPFVKAVHSSTLKKSKKKRKQITNAKDATECGPEGSVSTSGMSDLWSDKGGANHVVKKKMKPSPIPAVEVEPPGCSYNPTDESHQEALAHAVADEMQKVYRNELGPEPVPLTVPGEAIDEEEMYFIEADEGSDDDMNPENLDDNEGGASEKRPFRTKRVTTVELNKRARRKEQLKREAEVKKVQKLSKEIDSLPDIIQEIAKEDEEKQKRTSSTCCSYKXKIPSHVPRRLGRHKFEPAPVQVLLTEERTGSIRKLKGCCTLVKDRYKSFEKRGLIPVKANKRR